In one window of Flavobacterium ginsengisoli DNA:
- a CDS encoding GNAT family N-acetyltransferase encodes MEIKLRQENKNDFESVFHLIEKAFEKEEYSDHKEQFLVERLRKSDAFIPELSIVAEIDNHIIGHILFTKLEIKNESQTFPSLALAPVSVLPEFQGKGVGSKLILHGHEIAKSLGYKSVILLGHQDYYPKFGYELCEKYNIKMPFDVPTENCMVIALAEDGLKGVSGEVVYPKAFFE; translated from the coding sequence ATGGAAATTAAATTACGTCAAGAAAATAAAAACGATTTTGAAAGTGTTTTTCATTTGATTGAAAAAGCTTTCGAAAAGGAAGAATACAGCGATCATAAAGAACAGTTTTTGGTAGAAAGATTAAGAAAATCGGATGCTTTTATTCCAGAACTGTCTATTGTTGCCGAAATTGATAATCATATTATAGGTCATATTTTATTTACCAAACTGGAGATAAAAAATGAATCTCAAACTTTTCCTTCACTAGCACTTGCTCCAGTTTCGGTTTTGCCTGAATTTCAAGGAAAAGGAGTAGGCTCTAAACTCATTTTGCATGGACATGAAATTGCAAAAAGCTTAGGTTATAAATCGGTTATTTTATTAGGGCATCAAGATTATTATCCAAAATTTGGATATGAGCTTTGTGAAAAATACAATATCAAAATGCCGTTTGATGTTCCCACTGAAAACTGTATGGTTATTGCGTTAGCAGAAGATGGTTTAAAAGGGGTAAGCGGAGAAGTAGTATACCCAAAAGCTTTTTTCGAATAA
- a CDS encoding cell division ATP-binding protein FtsE: MSQTVLSLKEVTIYQEGRKIISHINLDVNHGEFIYIIGKTGSGKSSFLKTLYADLPLIEGEGHIVEFDLATLKENDIPYLRRKIGIVFQDFKLLPDRSIKDNMLFVLRATGWTEKEAMQHKIDEVLDKVGMKDFMNKMPHQLSGGEQQRVAIARALLNDPEFILADEPTGNLDPQTSSEVLEVLKAINAAGKTVIMATHDYALLMKFPSKTLKCEDERIFEVVQKKRII; this comes from the coding sequence ATGTCACAAACCGTACTATCTCTTAAAGAAGTCACTATATATCAAGAAGGAAGAAAAATTATATCTCACATTAACTTAGATGTTAATCATGGTGAGTTCATCTACATTATCGGGAAAACCGGTTCTGGAAAAAGTAGTTTTCTTAAAACTTTATATGCTGATCTACCGTTAATTGAAGGCGAAGGGCATATTGTTGAATTTGATTTGGCAACTTTAAAAGAAAACGACATTCCTTATTTAAGACGTAAAATTGGTATTGTATTCCAAGACTTCAAACTGCTTCCAGACCGTTCTATTAAAGACAACATGCTTTTTGTTTTGAGAGCTACAGGATGGACTGAAAAAGAAGCTATGCAACACAAAATTGATGAAGTTTTGGACAAAGTAGGAATGAAAGATTTTATGAACAAAATGCCTCATCAACTTTCTGGAGGAGAACAGCAGCGTGTTGCAATTGCAAGAGCGCTTCTTAATGATCCAGAATTTATTTTAGCCGATGAGCCAACAGGAAATCTTGATCCTCAAACTAGTTCTGAAGTTTTAGAAGTTTTAAAAGCGATCAATGCCGCAGGTAAAACTGTGATTATGGCGACTCATGATTATGCTTTATTGATGAAATTTCCATCTAAAACCTTAAAATGCGAAGATGAAAGAATCTTCGAAGTGGTGCAAAAGAAGCGTATAATCTAA
- a CDS encoding PhzF family phenazine biosynthesis protein: MSLPFYIVDVFANKKYAGNQLAVFMDAENLSTAQMQQMAREINFAESTFVTKLDKANNKAEIRIFTPAHEMQFAGHPIIGTSWVLMNKIFENAPNEIKLEVPIGPISINKSDDLIWLKAAQPKFWDTFSKIDFTFFSNLKVSDFENQFPIQEVTTGSAFVMVGLSSKRALENLVLDKDKADEWMKQHCKTDHRGLYFYYLEGEKLFSRMLCIEHNQLVEDAATGSASTCLQAFLLKYHKPEFELTNHQGDYIGRPSEIYFNGKLNGEQFDIRIGGKAQFVAKGEWEA; this comes from the coding sequence ATGAGTTTACCTTTTTATATAGTTGATGTTTTTGCCAATAAAAAATATGCTGGAAATCAGCTGGCGGTTTTTATGGATGCAGAAAATCTAAGTACAGCACAAATGCAGCAGATGGCACGCGAGATTAATTTTGCAGAAAGCACATTTGTCACCAAACTGGATAAAGCCAATAATAAAGCAGAAATTAGAATTTTTACGCCAGCGCACGAAATGCAGTTTGCGGGACATCCGATTATTGGAACTTCTTGGGTTTTGATGAACAAAATCTTTGAAAATGCTCCTAATGAAATAAAATTAGAAGTGCCAATTGGACCAATTTCAATCAATAAATCAGACGATTTGATTTGGTTAAAAGCGGCTCAGCCAAAGTTTTGGGATACTTTTTCAAAAATAGATTTTACTTTTTTCAGCAACTTGAAAGTAAGTGATTTCGAAAATCAGTTTCCAATTCAGGAAGTCACAACAGGAAGTGCTTTTGTAATGGTTGGATTAAGCAGTAAAAGAGCTTTGGAAAATTTGGTTTTGGATAAAGACAAAGCTGATGAATGGATGAAACAGCACTGTAAAACAGACCACAGAGGTTTATACTTTTATTATTTAGAAGGAGAAAAATTGTTCAGCAGAATGTTGTGTATTGAGCATAATCAATTGGTAGAAGATGCTGCAACAGGAAGCGCAAGTACCTGTTTACAGGCTTTTTTATTAAAATATCATAAACCTGAATTTGAATTGACAAATCATCAAGGAGATTACATCGGGCGTCCGTCTGAGATCTATTTTAATGGAAAACTAAACGGGGAACAGTTCGATATTAGAATAGGAGGAAAAGCTCAGTTTGTGGCCAAAGGAGAATGGGAAGCTTAG
- a CDS encoding TonB-dependent receptor, whose product MSAQFSIAQKKNETIGTETVNVVKPYSPTISDAFKVKETPSLDDSGNQPKEVIKYSILSVPVASTFTPSKGKAEGVEKAKKERLFNNYATVGVGNYSTLNAELFVNQDLGNNDYVAGMFRHHSSQGGIKDVELNDEFYDTAINIGYGQNNRDNNWNIDLGYQNQIYNWYGLPSDFGSTIPDQRYDLVNSINPDHSYNTISLGGNAEFTESIFSKLSARFTHFSDSYSSSENRFYVKPTFTVDVMDQAIKTNVIVDHVSGSFKNNYLQDNTEALKYSFTNVGVEPSFVVNENEWTLELGAGIYYSADSENSGNKFYFYPKVNASYKLVGDLMIFYTGVNGALNQNSYADFVTDNPFLSPTLNMRPSSTQYNVFAGLKGKLANNVNYNLTGSYLNEKNKALFKANDYTEVVTNEDYAFGNSFGVVYEDIRTFRLYAELKADFSQNVTFGINGTFNSYNTDNAVEAWNLPTMKLSSTLDVNITKQWYAGLNVFYVGERKDMQTNTSLGIDATPITLKSYFDANAHVGYKFNERLTFFLKLNNIGNQAYEKWLNYPVQGFQVLGGANYKFDF is encoded by the coding sequence TTGTCAGCTCAGTTTTCGATTGCGCAAAAGAAAAATGAAACGATCGGGACTGAAACTGTAAACGTAGTAAAACCTTATTCGCCGACTATTTCAGATGCTTTTAAAGTGAAAGAAACGCCTTCGCTTGACGATAGCGGTAATCAGCCAAAAGAAGTTATTAAATACAGTATTTTGTCTGTTCCTGTGGCATCGACTTTTACACCTTCTAAAGGAAAAGCGGAGGGCGTAGAAAAAGCAAAAAAAGAAAGATTGTTTAATAATTATGCGACTGTAGGTGTTGGTAATTATAGCACTTTAAACGCTGAGTTATTTGTAAATCAAGATTTAGGAAACAATGATTATGTGGCGGGAATGTTTCGCCATCACTCTTCTCAAGGTGGAATCAAAGATGTAGAATTGAATGATGAATTTTATGATACAGCAATAAATATTGGTTACGGTCAAAATAACAGAGATAATAACTGGAACATTGATTTAGGTTACCAAAACCAGATTTATAATTGGTACGGACTTCCGTCAGATTTTGGTTCGACAATTCCAGATCAGCGTTACGATTTGGTAAACAGCATTAATCCAGATCATTCGTACAACACAATTTCACTTGGTGGAAATGCAGAATTTACAGAAAGTATTTTTAGTAAGCTTTCAGCAAGATTTACACACTTTTCAGACAGTTATTCTTCATCAGAAAATAGATTTTATGTAAAGCCAACTTTTACAGTTGATGTAATGGATCAGGCAATTAAAACAAACGTTATTGTAGATCACGTAAGCGGTTCTTTCAAGAATAATTATTTACAAGACAATACAGAAGCTTTAAAATATAGCTTTACAAACGTTGGAGTCGAGCCAAGTTTTGTGGTCAATGAAAACGAGTGGACTCTAGAATTAGGAGCTGGAATTTATTACAGCGCGGATTCTGAAAACAGCGGTAATAAATTTTATTTCTATCCAAAAGTGAATGCGTCTTATAAATTGGTTGGCGATTTAATGATTTTCTATACTGGAGTAAATGGAGCTTTAAACCAAAACTCTTATGCAGATTTTGTGACAGATAATCCGTTTTTATCTCCAACTTTAAACATGCGTCCATCAAGCACGCAATACAATGTTTTTGCTGGTTTGAAAGGAAAATTGGCTAACAATGTAAATTATAACTTGACAGGTTCTTATTTGAATGAGAAAAATAAAGCATTGTTTAAAGCGAATGATTACACAGAAGTTGTTACAAACGAAGATTATGCTTTCGGGAACTCATTTGGAGTAGTTTATGAAGATATTAGAACGTTCCGTTTGTATGCAGAACTAAAAGCCGATTTCTCTCAAAATGTAACTTTCGGAATCAATGGAACTTTTAATAGTTATAACACAGATAATGCGGTTGAAGCGTGGAATTTGCCAACAATGAAATTAAGTTCGACTTTAGACGTTAATATTACTAAGCAGTGGTATGCAGGATTGAATGTATTTTATGTTGGAGAAAGAAAAGATATGCAGACAAATACTTCTTTAGGAATCGATGCTACGCCAATTACTTTAAAAAGCTATTTTGATGCGAATGCGCATGTAGGTTATAAATTCAACGAAAGATTAACGTTTTTCTTGAAATTAAATAATATCGGAAATCAAGCTTACGAAAAATGGTTGAATTATCCTGTACAAGGATTCCAGGTTTTAGGAGGCGCAAATTATAAATTTGATTTTTAA